The nucleotide sequence TTTTTTAATGTATGGAAGCTTTGGTTACATTCATCTTGAATCTAATATTTATGTGTACATGACTTTGTAAAACATTTGTAAGGCGAGGGCGATCAGGACGGGTCGGCGACACGCACAAGAGGAGGTACAAAACTGTGCTAGACATGATTTTTGAGAGTCTAAAATAAAATGAATATATGTTTCAATACTTGTCTTATGTACTTTAATTCTAATTATTTACAAAAAAATGTATATTGGCAACACGTACAAGAGGAGGTACAAAACTGTGCTATACATGATCTTTGAGAGTCTAAAATAAAATGAATATATGTTTCAATACTTGTCTTATGTACTTTAATGCtaattatttacaaaaaaaaatgtatatttACAGCTCAGCGATGGCGTGAAGATAGCAAACCAAAGAAAAATGTCAAAAGGAAACTAATAAGTACGTAAACACACCCCACTATTACTTTCCTTCTTTATCAAATATGTAAATCTTAACCAAAAGTTGTTATCTTATTTTCAGCAGATGGTGACTCACAGATGAGTGCAGATACAGCTCTACCAAAACAGGATGCAATTGctgttaaaaaaacaaaaaaagtaaaACATGATCGGGTGGAAACCCGAAGTGGCAAACACGCAAAAACGACGCATAAGTGGCCTAAACTAAAAACACGTTCGTCACCTATGCAGTTGTTCAAATGCATCAAGTCTCTAACGAGGAACCAACAAGAAGACGTTAATAGGATGGGTTTTGGAAAAATGTTGTCATTCAACATCAGTGGGATACCTCTAAAAATTGCCCACTATGTTGTGGACCACTTTAACCCACAAGAAATGGCTATTGAATTGCCATGTGGGTCAATAGATGTTGATGTTCAGTCTGTCCATGACCTTCTAGGGATTCCTAAGAAGGGCATAGACATGCAAAATGTACGAACAAATTCAAAGCTTGATGTTGCTGTTGAAGCATGGAGAAAACGATATCGTAAACGATTTGTGGCACCAACAAACCTGGCACGATCTATACTCACAAGTGATGAAGCCAACAGTTTTCATTTCCGACTGGACTTCCTGATGTTATTCTTAACCGTCATGGTTGAGTGTAACAAAAATGGGCGAATGAAAGAGtggattttgaaaacttttacAGGAGACACGGATTTTAGTAAAATCAATTGGTGTGCCTATCTGATCCAACAAATCAAATCATGTAAAGATGGCTGGAAGAGTTCTGATC is from Helianthus annuus cultivar XRQ/B chromosome 9, HanXRQr2.0-SUNRISE, whole genome shotgun sequence and encodes:
- the LOC118481821 gene encoding uncharacterized protein LOC118481821 is translated as MTTAKKVRHTPMVEKRKNRQQILTPDTNTCGPAMRTRGGRKVKDAHCEEKVRRRKLIILPDSDLDTPMENIEKRKKGEGDQDGSATRTRGAQRWREDSKPKKNVKRKLITDGDSQMSADTALPKQDAIAVKKTKKVKHDRVETRSGKHAKTTHKWPKLKTRSSPMQLFKCIKSLTRNQQEDVNRMGFGKMLSFNISGIPLKIAHYVVDHFNPQEMAIELPCGSIDVDVQSVHDLLGIPKKGIDMQNVRTNSKLDVAVEAWRKRYRKRFVAPTNLARSILTSDEANSFHFRLDFLMLFLTVMVECNKNGRMKEWILKTFTGDTDFSKINWCAYLIQQIKSCKDGWKSSDPESPFSGPLTLLAVSGLFNKTY